One Nostoc sp. UHCC 0302 DNA window includes the following coding sequences:
- a CDS encoding MATE family efflux transporter, protein MFSEIKKCLLLAIPLSLAQLAQGATGFVDTVMMGWLGSQTIASGGLGASIFGFCLLLFTGIVSAVSPLAAQAYGAGNQEKVGTIVRLGLEISLILAIPITLLFCNGGSLLLQLGQDANTAALAQTYLRAIALGFIPALGFAVLKSFLSALLQPQLVMVTVVLGTLLNIAANYVLMFGKLGFPAMGLAGIGLASTLSLWSMFVALTIYVCNQPQFAVYGIFQPSFYKAFTLEHRHIIGEIFQVGLPIGGLIAVEVGLFTVVTFLIGQLGTNALAAHQIALQTISMSFQIALGVSIATTIRVGQLAGQNNLAGTRLAGYVGIAIAALSMAVAAIAFWLVPKSIISLYIDINNQNNAQVVALAVKLLGVAAIFQIVDGVQVTAAGALRGLKDTRIPMLIGIFAYWCVGLFTGYTFGITSAYGAIGLWWGLAIGLALAAIILTWRFSTRTTN, encoded by the coding sequence ATGTTTTCTGAAATAAAGAAATGCCTCTTGTTAGCCATACCTCTCTCCTTGGCACAACTGGCTCAGGGAGCGACTGGTTTTGTGGATACGGTAATGATGGGTTGGCTAGGAAGTCAGACCATTGCATCTGGAGGTTTAGGAGCTAGTATCTTTGGCTTTTGTCTGCTGCTCTTTACTGGTATTGTTTCTGCTGTTAGTCCCTTAGCTGCCCAAGCATACGGAGCTGGAAATCAAGAGAAAGTCGGGACAATTGTACGGCTGGGACTAGAGATATCTCTGATACTAGCAATACCGATTACTTTACTGTTTTGCAATGGAGGTAGTTTACTTCTGCAACTAGGGCAGGATGCTAACACAGCAGCATTAGCACAGACTTATTTAAGAGCGATCGCACTGGGTTTCATTCCTGCTTTAGGCTTTGCGGTACTTAAAAGTTTTCTTTCTGCTCTGTTGCAACCGCAATTAGTGATGGTGACTGTAGTTTTGGGTACTTTGCTCAACATTGCTGCTAACTATGTGCTGATGTTTGGCAAGCTGGGTTTTCCAGCAATGGGTTTAGCTGGTATCGGTTTGGCAAGCACACTCTCACTTTGGAGTATGTTTGTTGCTTTGACAATTTATGTATGTAATCAACCTCAATTTGCAGTATATGGTATTTTTCAACCCTCATTTTACAAAGCTTTTACCTTAGAACATCGCCATATCATTGGCGAGATTTTTCAGGTTGGGCTGCCCATCGGCGGACTGATTGCAGTAGAAGTAGGACTGTTCACTGTCGTCACTTTCTTGATTGGGCAATTAGGAACAAATGCCCTTGCTGCTCATCAAATTGCTTTACAAACTATTTCTATGTCGTTCCAGATTGCGCTGGGCGTTTCTATTGCGACAACAATTCGTGTTGGGCAGTTAGCCGGACAAAATAACCTCGCTGGCACTCGTCTGGCTGGATATGTAGGCATTGCCATTGCAGCTTTATCTATGGCTGTAGCAGCCATTGCATTTTGGCTTGTGCCAAAGTCGATTATTTCTCTTTACATTGACATTAACAACCAGAACAATGCACAGGTGGTTGCCCTGGCAGTGAAATTGCTCGGAGTCGCGGCGATTTTTCAAATAGTTGACGGTGTGCAAGTTACTGCGGCAGGAGCATTACGTGGACTCAAAGACACTCGAATCCCTATGTTGATTGGAATTTTTGCTTATTGGTGTGTTGGCTTATTCACTGGTTATACTTTTGGAATCACGTCGGCCTATGGAGCTATTGGTCTTTGGTGGGGATTGGCTATTGGTTTAGCCCTCGCTGCAATAATCTTGACTTGGCGCTTTAGCACCAGAACAACTAATTAG
- a CDS encoding choice-of-anchor Q domain-containing protein, which translates to MLAFSVTNTKDSGTGSLRQAISDANASTGLDIINFDGVFADKIADTITLSGSSLQITDDLSIQGTGADLLTINGDHTSSVFEVSNGLSVEIAGLTVTNGYSSNLSGGIVNNGTLTLLNSAINNNFGYFGSGIYNSGSLTLLDSSINENLGYKGSGVYNSGTLTVQDSTVSKNYTQSDGSAGGIYNSGTLTVKGSTISDNVVVNGEAGGIENSGGTAIVINSTISGNHSSYSGAGVYNSGIFSVLDTTISDNQITVNNGGGGIYNSGTLTVGNSTISSNLAEAGGGIYNQGKLALNNSTITLNTAYNYYDSGSAGGIDNSENGTAVVKNSIIAGNFDTPDNDSTNTTNPDVVGSFSSNNYNLIGNLNGTRGFDATEQLNVDIKQVLDPSLQINGGSVKTHALVTGSKAINTGLNADVLTDFTDLDNDGNTTETIPFDERGFSFNRISNGTVDIGAFETV; encoded by the coding sequence ATGTTGGCATTTAGCGTCACTAATACCAAAGATAGTGGTACAGGTTCTCTACGGCAAGCAATCTCAGATGCTAATGCATCGACTGGACTTGACATCATCAACTTTGATGGAGTGTTCGCAGACAAGATAGCTGATACTATAACCCTTTCTGGTAGTAGTTTGCAAATCACAGATGATCTGAGTATTCAAGGCACAGGCGCAGACTTACTAACTATTAACGGAGATCATACAAGTAGTGTTTTTGAAGTCAGTAACGGCTTGAGTGTTGAAATTGCCGGGCTGACTGTTACCAATGGCTATAGTTCTAATCTCAGCGGTGGCATCGTTAATAATGGCACTTTAACGTTATTAAATAGTGCCATCAATAATAATTTTGGTTATTTCGGTAGTGGGATTTATAACTCTGGTTCTCTGACGCTATTGGATAGTAGTATCAACGAGAACTTGGGATACAAAGGGAGTGGTGTCTATAATTCCGGCACTCTCACAGTCCAAGACAGTACTGTCAGCAAGAATTACACTCAATCTGACGGTAGTGCTGGCGGCATCTATAACTCCGGCACTCTCACAGTCAAGGGTAGTACTATCAGCGACAACGTAGTAGTTAATGGGGAAGCAGGTGGCATCGAAAATTCTGGTGGCACTGCAATAGTAATTAACAGCACTATTAGTGGTAATCATTCATCTTACTCCGGTGCTGGGGTATACAACTCTGGAATTTTTAGCGTTCTTGACACTACCATTAGTGACAACCAAATCACAGTTAATAACGGTGGTGGTGGAATCTATAACTCTGGCACTCTCACAGTTGGCAATAGTACTATCAGCAGTAACTTGGCAGAAGCTGGTGGTGGAATCTACAATCAAGGGAAACTAGCACTGAATAACAGCACTATCACGCTCAATACTGCTTACAACTACTATGACAGTGGCAGCGCTGGTGGGATTGATAATTCGGAAAATGGCACTGCGGTAGTCAAAAACAGCATAATTGCCGGAAACTTTGACACACCAGACAACGATTCAACTAATACTACTAACCCTGACGTAGTAGGTAGCTTCAGCAGCAATAACTATAACCTCATAGGCAACTTAAATGGCACTAGAGGTTTTGATGCCACCGAACAACTCAACGTTGACATCAAACAGGTGCTAGATCCCAGCTTACAAATTAACGGTGGTAGCGTGAAAACTCATGCCCTTGTTACTGGGAGTAAAGCTATCAACACTGGGTTAAATGCAGATGTGCTTACTGATTTTACAGACTTAGATAATGACGGCAATACTACTGAGACCATACCCTTTGACGAGCGTGGGTTCAGCTTTAACCGCATTTCTAATGGAACAGTAGACATTGGTGCGTTTGAAACTGTATGA
- a CDS encoding epoxide hydrolase family protein, producing MQQKENTMTKLKKVHYKTKARTAGAFVLSRLLVALLAATVFLAPPARLLAQQFAQIGAQTQVAGKAIATEDNAIRPFRVHVPQEAIVDLRRRIAATRWPDKETVADQSQGVQLATMKELVRYWGTKYDWRKAEAKLNALPQFVTNIDGLDIHFIHVRSKNPHALPLIVTHGWPGSVFEQLKIIGPLTNPTAYGGRPEDAFDLVIPSIPGFGFSGKPTGTGWGSDRIARAWAELMKRLGYTRYVAQGGDWGSPISSAMARQAPAGLLGIHINLPATIPPEVAAVLAGGGPAPAGLSEKERAAFDSLDTLNKKKRAYAVVMGTRPQTVGYGLTDSPTGLAAWILGHPGFAQWTSSSSDSEKSPTKDEVLDNITLYWLTNSAVSAARLYWENNTSILNAAAQKTAEISLPVAITVFPEEQYRAPETWARRAYRNLNYFHEVDKGGHFAAWEQPQLFSEEIRAAFGSLR from the coding sequence TTGCAGCAAAAAGAAAACACCATGACCAAACTAAAAAAAGTACATTACAAAACCAAAGCCCGCACCGCAGGTGCCTTCGTCCTGTCGCGACTCCTCGTCGCGCTCTTGGCGGCAACGGTGTTTCTGGCACCGCCCGCTCGCCTGCTAGCACAGCAATTCGCCCAGATCGGCGCACAAACCCAAGTCGCGGGCAAGGCGATCGCGACCGAAGACAACGCCATCCGTCCCTTCCGCGTCCACGTCCCGCAAGAGGCGATCGTCGATCTCCGCAGGCGTATTGCGGCGACTCGCTGGCCTGACAAGGAGACTGTCGCCGACCAGTCGCAGGGCGTGCAACTAGCGACAATGAAGGAACTCGTCCGTTACTGGGGAACAAAGTACGACTGGCGGAAAGCCGAGGCGAAGTTGAATGCCTTACCGCAGTTTGTAACGAACATCGACGGACTGGACATTCACTTTATCCACGTCCGCTCCAAAAATCCTCACGCTTTGCCGTTGATCGTCACGCACGGATGGCCCGGATCGGTATTTGAACAGCTAAAGATCATCGGCCCGCTGACCAACCCGACGGCCTACGGGGGGCGCCCGGAGGATGCCTTCGACCTGGTTATCCCGTCAATTCCCGGCTTCGGCTTCTCCGGCAAACCGACGGGTACGGGGTGGGGTTCCGACCGCATTGCGCGAGCCTGGGCGGAGCTGATGAAGCGCCTTGGGTACACCCGCTACGTTGCCCAGGGCGGCGACTGGGGGTCACCTATTTCCAGCGCGATGGCGCGCCAGGCACCAGCAGGATTACTCGGCATCCACATCAACTTGCCGGCGACGATCCCGCCAGAGGTGGCCGCGGTGCTCGCCGGCGGCGGACCCGCGCCAGCGGGACTCTCCGAGAAGGAACGCGCGGCTTTCGACTCACTCGACACCTTAAATAAGAAGAAACGGGCCTACGCCGTGGTGATGGGCACGCGGCCGCAGACGGTCGGGTATGGACTGACGGACTCGCCGACCGGACTCGCGGCGTGGATACTCGGGCATCCAGGCTTCGCGCAGTGGACAAGCAGCAGCAGCGATTCCGAAAAGTCCCCGACGAAAGACGAGGTGCTGGACAACATCACGCTGTACTGGCTGACGAACAGCGCGGTCTCGGCAGCTCGGCTGTACTGGGAGAACAACACCAGCATCTTGAACGCGGCCGCGCAGAAGACCGCCGAGATATCACTCCCGGTGGCCATCACGGTATTTCCGGAGGAGCAATATCGAGCTCCAGAGACGTGGGCCCGGCGCGCCTATCGCAACCTGAACTACTTCCATGAGGTCGACAAGGGCGGTCACTTCGCGGCGTGGGAGCAGCCACAGCTTTTTTCTGAGGAGATCCGTGCGGCGTTCGGGTCACTACGTTAG
- a CDS encoding NAD(P)H-binding protein: MTMKSTHDSPILVTGAAGDLGAIGRNLTAMLLAKGHKVRALVRREDERAEGLRQLGAEVVQGDLTDLTSMHRAIEGCTRIYFGMSVSAAYLEATVNTAAVARHHGVEAFVNMSQMTVTQMSITETTLSPQHKLHWLAEQALAWSGLPIVTVRPTAFLESFFLRLATAGVRDSDELALPLGNSKTSPISAVDVARAVSVILDDPAPHIGHVYNLTGFESADLDYYARVFSEALGRTIRYRNVPLSEWTDMLCEFGVPTHLLNHLAVMAELHMQGRYDRMTDDLFKLTGKTPTSMYDFVKLHAAQFMRSEVTA, from the coding sequence ATGACGATGAAATCAACACATGACAGCCCAATCCTCGTAACCGGGGCGGCTGGCGATCTCGGTGCGATCGGCCGCAACCTCACTGCAATGCTGCTTGCCAAAGGGCATAAGGTGCGTGCCTTAGTTCGCCGGGAGGATGAACGCGCTGAAGGTCTACGCCAGCTTGGGGCCGAGGTCGTGCAAGGCGATCTAACTGATCTTACCTCGATGCACCGCGCGATCGAAGGTTGCACCCGCATCTATTTCGGCATGTCAGTCTCGGCGGCGTATCTCGAAGCCACGGTCAACACTGCTGCGGTGGCACGCCATCACGGTGTTGAGGCTTTCGTGAACATGTCGCAGATGACGGTGACGCAGATGAGTATTACCGAGACCACCCTGAGTCCGCAGCACAAGCTGCACTGGCTGGCAGAACAGGCATTGGCATGGTCGGGGCTGCCGATCGTCACGGTGCGGCCGACGGCCTTCCTTGAAAGCTTCTTCCTGCGTCTCGCCACTGCTGGAGTCCGGGACAGTGACGAACTGGCGCTACCGCTGGGGAACAGCAAGACCTCACCGATCTCGGCGGTTGATGTGGCGCGCGCCGTTTCCGTGATTCTCGACGACCCGGCACCGCACATTGGTCATGTTTACAATCTGACTGGATTTGAGTCGGCTGATCTAGACTACTATGCGCGCGTCTTTTCCGAGGCACTTGGCCGAACGATCCGCTATCGTAATGTGCCCCTCTCCGAGTGGACGGATATGCTTTGTGAGTTTGGAGTGCCAACACACCTCCTCAACCACCTCGCGGTGATGGCCGAACTTCACATGCAGGGGCGGTATGACCGCATGACGGATGACCTGTTCAAGCTCACTGGCAAGACGCCGACGAGCATGTACGACTTTGTGAAATTGCACGCCGCCCAATTCATGCGAAGTGAAGTTACGGCTTGA
- a CDS encoding GNAT family N-acetyltransferase yields MIRPTMPNDTTALIALADATGLFQPNQLEELGEMLSEYFSCSSDSDSLPDDKTERFWITDDDNGVVGIAYCEMERMTDQTWNLQLIAIRPDRQGQGRGTTLLRYVEQTLMARGGRVLLIETSGTQDFERTRAFYRNCGYEEEARIRDFYQAGADKIVYRKALSAQEQ; encoded by the coding sequence ATGATTCGACCGACCATGCCCAATGATACGACCGCGCTGATTGCCTTAGCCGATGCAACAGGACTGTTCCAACCGAACCAACTTGAGGAGCTTGGCGAAATGCTGTCCGAGTACTTCAGTTGTAGCAGCGACAGCGATTCTCTACCAGACGACAAAACCGAACGCTTTTGGATTACCGACGATGACAACGGGGTGGTGGGGATCGCTTACTGTGAGATGGAACGGATGACTGATCAAACGTGGAATCTACAGTTGATTGCTATCCGACCCGACCGCCAAGGACAAGGACGTGGTACGACCCTGCTACGCTACGTTGAGCAAACATTGATGGCACGCGGCGGGCGTGTACTGCTGATAGAAACGTCGGGGACCCAGGACTTTGAGCGCACGCGAGCTTTCTACCGCAATTGCGGTTATGAGGAGGAAGCACGGATACGCGACTTCTATCAAGCGGGCGCTGACAAAATCGTTTATCGCAAGGCGCTGTCTGCTCAAGAGCAGTAA
- a CDS encoding FAD-dependent oxidoreductase: METADVIVIGSGQGGVPLAADFGKAGRNVVLFERDELGGSCINYGCTPSKAFLAAVHAAGRARQAAKLGTHPTFRR; this comes from the coding sequence ATGGAAACAGCAGATGTAATTGTGATTGGAAGCGGTCAGGGCGGAGTTCCACTCGCAGCTGACTTTGGCAAAGCAGGTCGAAACGTCGTTCTATTTGAGCGCGATGAGTTGGGTGGCAGTTGCATCAACTATGGTTGCACACCTTCTAAAGCCTTTCTAGCCGCTGTTCATGCCGCAGGTCGCGCTCGGCAAGCCGCGAAGCTAGGCACACACCCCACATTCCGCAGGTAA
- a CDS encoding pirin family protein yields MAILQLIEPEVKDLGGFTARRSLPYLNRQMVGPFIFFDHLGPSVLPPNRGIDVRPHPHINLATVTYLFDGALMHRDSLGTVQSIQPGAVNWMTAGKGIVHSERSPDSDRHNEASIHGIQTWVALPVEYEETDPKFTHYPAETLPTWEENGAIIKLIVGQTLGHTSPVKVFSPILYLDVVLSANAHFTVPDGYSERAVYSVTEGLNINDEPLEPYRFAILEPDNEIKVSAVAAARCIIIGGEPLGTRYKWWNFVSSRAERIEQAKADWRDRRFASLPDETEFIPLPEVVTEANPFS; encoded by the coding sequence ATGGCAATACTTCAACTGATTGAACCCGAAGTTAAAGATTTAGGTGGGTTTACTGCCCGCCGCAGTTTGCCATATCTTAATCGCCAAATGGTCGGGCCATTTATCTTTTTTGATCATCTTGGCCCGTCCGTTTTGCCCCCCAACAGAGGTATTGATGTGCGACCACATCCTCATATCAATCTTGCAACGGTAACTTATTTGTTTGATGGTGCTTTGATGCACCGCGATAGTTTGGGTACTGTGCAGTCAATCCAACCGGGTGCAGTGAACTGGATGACGGCGGGGAAGGGGATTGTACATTCAGAACGATCTCCCGATTCTGACCGACATAACGAAGCCAGCATTCATGGAATTCAAACCTGGGTTGCCCTGCCTGTAGAATATGAAGAAACAGATCCAAAGTTTACTCACTATCCTGCTGAAACTCTTCCGACCTGGGAAGAGAATGGCGCTATCATCAAACTCATTGTTGGACAAACACTTGGCCATACTTCACCTGTGAAAGTTTTCTCACCCATTCTTTATTTAGATGTGGTGCTGTCTGCCAATGCTCACTTCACTGTCCCCGATGGTTATTCTGAGAGGGCAGTATACAGTGTCACAGAAGGGTTAAACATTAATGATGAACCGCTAGAGCCATATCGGTTCGCCATTTTAGAGCCAGATAATGAGATAAAGGTTTCTGCTGTCGCTGCTGCTCGATGCATTATTATTGGTGGTGAGCCATTGGGTACACGTTACAAATGGTGGAATTTTGTCTCTAGCCGAGCAGAGCGAATAGAGCAAGCTAAAGCTGATTGGCGCGATCGCCGCTTTGCAAGCTTACCAGATGAAACAGAGTTTATTCCATTACCAGAAGTGGTAACAGAAGCTAATCCCTTCTCCTAG
- a CDS encoding Uma2 family endonuclease, whose amino-acid sequence MFQAVPEPVTFEEFLEWKPENGRYELRKGAIVEMQPTGEHELVRAFLIRELNFEIRSYNLAYTIPGQALVKSIDKKSGYISDVLILNLPNLVNEPLWKKSSIVTQAESIPLIAEVVSTNWRDDYFLKFGEYEEIGIPEYWIVDYAALGGRRFIGNPKQPTISVYNIVEGEYQLTQFRGNDRIQSATFPELNLTAEQVFQAALGES is encoded by the coding sequence ATGTTTCAAGCTGTACCAGAACCAGTTACTTTTGAAGAATTTCTAGAGTGGAAACCAGAAAATGGTAGATATGAATTACGTAAAGGAGCAATAGTAGAAATGCAGCCAACAGGAGAACATGAGCTAGTCAGGGCATTTTTGATTAGAGAACTTAATTTTGAAATTCGCTCTTATAATCTAGCTTATACGATTCCTGGTCAAGCATTAGTGAAATCCATTGATAAGAAATCTGGTTATATTTCAGATGTACTAATATTGAATCTCCCTAACTTGGTCAATGAACCACTTTGGAAAAAATCATCAATAGTTACTCAAGCAGAGTCAATTCCATTAATAGCAGAAGTTGTCAGTACAAACTGGAGAGATGATTACTTCCTTAAATTTGGTGAATATGAGGAAATTGGTATTCCCGAATATTGGATTGTTGATTACGCTGCTTTGGGTGGCAGGCGATTTATTGGAAATCCTAAACAACCGACAATATCAGTTTATAATATAGTTGAAGGTGAATATCAACTAACTCAGTTTCGAGGAAATGACCGCATTCAATCAGCAACTTTTCCAGAATTAAACTTGACTGCTGAACAAGTTTTTCAAGCTGCTTTGGGAGAATCCTAA
- a CDS encoding HAD-IA family hydrolase, which produces MVSIDDVEKGKPEPNIFLFASERLGVAPEDCIVYEDSDGGLEAARRAGMCFIDVRVL; this is translated from the coding sequence ATTGTAAGTATTGATGATGTAGAAAAAGGGAAACCAGAACCAAACATTTTCTTATTTGCATCTGAAAGATTAGGTGTTGCTCCTGAAGATTGTATTGTTTACGAAGATAGCGATGGTGGTTTAGAAGCAGCTCGTCGTGCTGGTATGTGTTTTATAGATGTACGTGTTCTGTAG
- a CDS encoding transposase family protein, translated as MILDYIQKYPLRTKQILGISYEQLQSLLNCALKRNRYIKAKQESHKIRINAAGGGRPEKLSTEEQVCLCLFYLRQMPTFQVLGMLFGVSKTEANDTFHDWIPILRDILPASLLEQVSNNESDLLFVQEVLTNFRLLVDSLEQPIYRDSDQKEQQKYFSGKKRQHTLKSLIIGIPEGKDIVEVEVGVPGPTADIKLFRQSQNKFDKSQPFSGDKGFQGGENITTPHKKKPKRELTQQQKDENKALSSNRIFIEHLIRLLKIFRIASQRFRLKLETYEQIILTVCGLVRLRIGSLVLPT; from the coding sequence ATGATTTTAGATTATATACAAAAGTATCCACTACGAACAAAACAGATTTTAGGGATTAGTTACGAACAATTGCAATCACTGCTAAATTGCGCCTTAAAACGAAATCGATACATCAAAGCTAAACAAGAGAGTCATAAAATTAGAATTAATGCGGCTGGTGGTGGTCGTCCCGAAAAGTTATCAACCGAAGAACAAGTATGTTTATGTCTATTTTATCTAAGACAGATGCCAACATTCCAAGTATTAGGAATGCTATTTGGTGTTTCCAAAACCGAAGCTAATGATACATTTCACGACTGGATACCAATTCTTCGTGATATATTACCTGCTAGTTTATTAGAACAAGTATCAAATAATGAAAGTGATTTACTATTTGTTCAAGAAGTATTAACAAATTTTAGGCTATTAGTCGATAGCTTAGAACAGCCAATATATAGGGATTCTGACCAAAAAGAGCAACAGAAATATTTTTCTGGAAAGAAGAGACAACATACATTAAAAAGTCTGATAATTGGCATACCAGAAGGCAAAGATATTGTAGAGGTAGAAGTAGGTGTTCCTGGGCCAACAGCAGATATAAAATTGTTTCGTCAATCTCAAAATAAATTTGATAAATCTCAACCCTTTTCAGGTGATAAAGGCTTTCAAGGAGGTGAGAATATCACTACTCCTCATAAAAAGAAACCAAAACGAGAATTAACTCAACAGCAAAAAGATGAAAATAAGGCTTTATCTAGTAATCGGATATTCATTGAACATTTGATTCGATTACTTAAAATATTCCGCATAGCCTCACAAAGATTTCGCTTAAAGCTTGAGACGTATGAGCAGATTATTTTAACAGTTTGCGGATTAGTTAGGTTAAGAATTGGTAGCTTAGTTCTGCCAACTTAG
- a CDS encoding alpha/beta hydrolase, giving the protein MSEKINYQRRRFLGTAAMTIATTQLSIFASAIAQSIKIKPAVLAMNEPGTNTSFGSLKQIDAGVLNIGYAEAGSANGHPIMLLHGWPYDIHSYVDVAPLLASAGYRAIVPYLRGFGTTRFLSSETFRNGQQSAIAVDIIALMDALKIEKAILAGFDWGARTANIIAALWPERCKALVSVSGYLIGSPEANKTPLPPQSELQWWYQFYFSTERGRAGYEKYRHDFNKLIWQLASPQWHFDDATFERSAPSFNNPDHVGIVIHNYRWRLGLAKGESKYDEIEKRLAAAPVIAVPTITLEGDANGAPHPDASTYARKFSGKYAHRIVKGGVGHNLPQEAPREFAKAVVEVDGY; this is encoded by the coding sequence ATGTCTGAAAAAATCAACTATCAGCGCCGCCGCTTTTTGGGCACTGCGGCTATGACCATTGCTACTACACAGCTAAGTATATTTGCTTCTGCGATCGCACAGTCGATCAAAATAAAACCAGCAGTTCTGGCCATGAATGAGCCGGGGACAAACACATCGTTTGGCTCACTCAAGCAGATCGATGCTGGTGTGCTGAATATCGGATACGCTGAAGCTGGTAGCGCGAATGGCCATCCAATAATGCTCCTGCACGGATGGCCCTACGACATTCATAGCTATGTCGATGTTGCTCCTTTGTTAGCATCGGCGGGGTACCGAGCGATCGTCCCATATCTGCGTGGCTTTGGCACGACGCGCTTTCTTTCGAGCGAGACGTTCCGCAATGGGCAACAGTCGGCGATCGCTGTCGATATTATCGCACTGATGGATGCGCTCAAGATTGAGAAGGCGATTCTCGCCGGTTTTGATTGGGGGGCGCGCACCGCCAACATTATCGCGGCGCTCTGGCCCGAACGCTGCAAGGCGCTCGTCTCCGTGAGTGGTTATTTGATCGGCAGCCCTGAAGCCAATAAGACACCGCTGCCGCCGCAGTCCGAACTCCAATGGTGGTATCAATTTTATTTTTCGACGGAGCGGGGCCGCGCCGGCTACGAAAAATATCGGCATGACTTTAACAAGCTCATCTGGCAGCTTGCTTCGCCGCAATGGCACTTCGATGACGCTACATTTGAACGTAGCGCCCCATCCTTTAACAATCCGGATCACGTCGGTATCGTCATCCATAACTACCGCTGGCGGCTCGGCCTAGCCAAAGGCGAGTCTAAGTATGACGAGATTGAGAAGCGGCTCGCCGCAGCCCCCGTGATCGCCGTACCCACCATCACTCTTGAAGGTGATGCCAACGGTGCACCGCACCCAGATGCCAGTACCTACGCAAGAAAATTCTCCGGCAAATACGCACACCGGATCGTCAAGGGCGGTGTCGGTCACAACCTGCCGCAAGAAGCACCGCGGGAGTTTGCCAAGGCCGTCGTCGAAGTTGACGGTTACTGA
- a CDS encoding transposase produces MSRLVGVAPINHDSGQHKGKRMINGVRATLYMGAVVAMRHNPVIKAFYERLVERGKSKKLALTAYVHKMLIILNAMVRDNLLWCISNYKQPIVNA; encoded by the coding sequence ATCTCTCGTTTAGTTGGTGTCGCACCAATTAATCATGATAGCGGGCAACACAAAGGTAAGCGGATGATTAATGGTGTTCGCGCCACTCTTTATATGGGTGCTGTTGTTGCTATGCGTCATAATCCGGTTATCAAAGCTTTTTATGAGCGCCTTGTTGAGCGTGGTAAATCAAAAAAATTGGCTCTGACTGCTTACGTTCATAAAATGTTAATCATTTTAAATGCAATGGTTAGAGATAATCTACTTTGGTGCATTTCTAACTATAAACAACCAATTGTTAACGCTTAG
- a CDS encoding helix-turn-helix transcriptional regulator — translation MTSQEEVEEIVMLPLTEVGSIRWTTARGQKVRELRGDIPLMALSKRLAEFEVDISRQYLNRMETNTDVKNASPELITALCKVFGCTLAELLCLKSTKIVQLGIDNCN, via the coding sequence ATGACTAGTCAAGAAGAAGTAGAAGAGATTGTAATGTTACCACTAACTGAAGTAGGTTCTATAAGATGGACAACTGCGCGTGGGCAGAAAGTGCGTGAGCTGCGGGGCGATATACCGTTAATGGCTTTATCTAAAAGGCTTGCTGAATTTGAAGTAGATATTTCCCGCCAGTACTTGAACAGGATGGAGACAAATACAGATGTCAAAAACGCTTCTCCAGAACTCATCACTGCTTTGTGTAAAGTATTTGGCTGTACTTTAGCCGAATTACTATGTTTGAAATCAACCAAAATTGTGCAATTAGGGATTGACAACTGCAACTAA
- a CDS encoding HAD family phosphatase, translated as MAPHLIAPIPPYKALIFDCDGTLADTLPVHFQTWSASLQAVGADIYQDWYYKYCGTSAQEMLEILKASFGYEFNSELVIASRQRYYQSLINTVKEIQAVAEIVREHYGLIPMAVASGGERVVLEATLSNIKLHEFFNIL; from the coding sequence ATGGCTCCACACTTAATTGCACCAATTCCACCTTATAAAGCATTGATTTTTGATTGTGATGGTACTCTAGCAGATACTTTACCTGTTCACTTTCAAACATGGTCTGCATCATTACAAGCGGTTGGAGCTGATATTTATCAGGATTGGTATTATAAGTACTGTGGTACATCTGCACAGGAGATGCTGGAAATACTCAAAGCCAGTTTTGGCTATGAGTTTAATTCCGAATTAGTAATAGCTTCAAGGCAAAGGTATTACCAATCCTTAATCAATACAGTTAAGGAAATTCAAGCTGTTGCAGAAATTGTTCGCGAGCATTACGGTTTAATTCCAATGGCGGTTGCTTCAGGTGGAGAGAGGGTTGTACTTGAAGCAACACTCAGTAATATTAAACTACACGAGTTTTTTAATATATTGTAA